A stretch of the Agromyces larvae genome encodes the following:
- a CDS encoding demethylmenaquinone methyltransferase: MRADLGKDPSQVSAMFDGVAARYDLTNNVLSVGNAPLWRVATTRAVDPKPGEKILDVAAGTGTSSASLARSGASVVAADFSPGMIEVGRRRQAHVPNLVFVEADATDLPFGDDEFDAVTISFGLRNVNDPQHALREFLRVTKPGGRLVVCEFSHPQASLVRTGYDVYQRWIMPSLVRLTSSNDTAYEYLNESIGAWPDQPALAARLRAAGWDEVAYRNLTGGIVALHRGRKPGPPPVE, from the coding sequence ATGCGTGCAGACCTCGGCAAGGACCCGTCGCAGGTGTCGGCCATGTTCGACGGGGTCGCGGCCCGCTACGACCTGACGAACAACGTGCTCTCGGTCGGCAACGCCCCGCTCTGGCGGGTCGCCACGACCCGTGCGGTCGACCCGAAGCCCGGCGAGAAGATCCTCGACGTCGCGGCCGGCACCGGCACGTCGAGTGCGAGTCTCGCGCGCAGCGGGGCATCCGTCGTCGCCGCCGACTTCTCGCCCGGCATGATCGAGGTCGGGCGGCGCCGGCAGGCGCACGTGCCGAACCTGGTGTTCGTCGAGGCCGACGCGACCGACCTGCCGTTCGGCGACGACGAGTTCGACGCGGTGACCATCTCGTTCGGGCTGCGCAACGTCAACGATCCGCAGCACGCGCTGCGCGAGTTCCTGCGCGTGACCAAGCCCGGCGGCCGGCTCGTGGTGTGCGAGTTCTCGCACCCGCAGGCCTCGCTCGTGCGCACCGGGTACGACGTCTACCAGCGCTGGATCATGCCCTCGCTGGTGCGCCTCACGAGTTCGAACGACACCGCGTACGAGTACCTGAACGAGTCGATCGGGGCGTGGCCCGACCAGCCGGCCCTCGCGGCGCGGCTCCGCGCGGCGGGCTGGGACGAGGTGGCCTACCGCAACCTGACCGGCGGCATCGTCGCGCTCCACCGCGGGCGCAAGCCCGGCCCGCCGCCGGTCGAGTAG
- a CDS encoding isochorismate synthase encodes MNHPRLTVRTIAVDETEPLIPRTDPRNPLVWLRRGEGIVGLGEVLRIESSGADRIDDAAAAWRALAADADVDDRVGLPGTGLVAFGAFAFADASAAPSALIVPELVLGRRDGRAWVTRIALATGDIDAADASGDEASATPVLPEPAPRRRVPRVAFAPGSVTPAGYERAVADAVRRIDAGDLQKVVLARQLVGELHEDDGLRATINRLAEDYPDTWVFAVDGLIGASPETLVRVDHGQVSSRVLAGTIARGAGEASDRERAATLLASAKDLDEHALAVASAVQRLEPHTARLDASPEPFTLQLPNLWHLATDLKGTLGDGSSSLDLVRAVHPTAAVAGTPRTTALHVIDELEGFDRGRYAGPVGWVDGDGDGEWAIALRCAQVDADGTVTAYAGCGIVHDSVPADELAETVMKFRPIVEAFGG; translated from the coding sequence GTGAACCACCCCCGCCTGACGGTGCGCACCATCGCGGTCGACGAGACCGAACCGCTCATCCCCCGCACCGACCCGCGCAACCCTCTCGTCTGGTTGCGACGCGGCGAGGGCATCGTCGGGCTCGGCGAGGTGCTGCGCATCGAGTCGTCGGGCGCCGACCGCATCGACGACGCGGCTGCGGCGTGGCGTGCGCTGGCCGCCGACGCCGATGTCGACGACCGGGTCGGGCTGCCCGGCACGGGCCTGGTCGCGTTCGGCGCGTTCGCGTTCGCCGACGCGTCGGCCGCGCCGAGCGCGCTCATCGTGCCCGAGCTCGTGCTCGGCCGCCGCGACGGCCGCGCCTGGGTCACCCGCATCGCGCTCGCCACGGGCGACATCGATGCGGCGGATGCCTCGGGCGACGAGGCATCCGCGACGCCCGTGCTGCCCGAGCCCGCGCCCCGCCGGCGTGTGCCGCGGGTCGCGTTCGCACCGGGTTCGGTGACCCCGGCCGGATACGAGCGCGCGGTCGCCGACGCGGTGCGCCGCATCGACGCCGGCGACCTGCAGAAGGTCGTGCTCGCCCGCCAGCTCGTCGGCGAACTGCACGAGGACGACGGCCTGCGCGCCACGATCAACCGGCTCGCCGAGGACTACCCCGATACCTGGGTCTTCGCCGTCGACGGGCTCATCGGCGCGAGCCCCGAAACGCTCGTCCGCGTCGACCACGGGCAGGTCTCGTCGCGCGTGCTGGCGGGCACGATCGCGCGGGGCGCCGGCGAGGCATCCGATCGCGAACGCGCCGCGACCCTGCTCGCCTCGGCGAAGGACCTCGACGAGCACGCCCTCGCCGTCGCGAGCGCCGTGCAGCGGCTCGAACCGCACACCGCCCGGCTCGACGCGAGCCCCGAGCCGTTCACCCTGCAACTGCCGAACCTGTGGCATCTCGCGACCGACCTGAAGGGCACGCTCGGCGACGGGTCCAGCTCGCTCGACCTCGTGCGGGCGGTGCATCCGACCGCGGCCGTGGCCGGCACCCCGCGCACGACGGCGCTGCACGTCATCGACGAGCTCGAGGGGTTCGACCGCGGCCGCTACGCCGGGCCGGTCGGCTGGGTCGACGGCGACGGCGACGGCGAGTGGGCGATCGCGCTGCGGTGCGCGCAGGTCGACGCCGACGGCACCGTCACCGCGTACGCGGGCTGCGGCATCGTGCACGACTCGGTCCCCGCCGACGAGCTCGCCGAGACGGTGATGAAGTTCCGCCCCATCGTCGAGGCGTTCGGCGGCTGA
- a CDS encoding 1,4-dihydroxy-2-naphthoate polyprenyltransferase → MARPNSKTNTPAASGARAKSRTYGRSGNPARAAVTGPVAAAPGRVTWRDWVAGARLRTLPLAISPVALGTGAGAVAVVDGAWHPTRFALALVVALALQIGVNYANDYSDGIRGTDAHRVGPARLTGSGRVNPKHVLAVALAFFAVAAVAGLALTIITQQWWLLAVGAVAIVAAWFYTGGKRPYGYFGLGELFVFVFFGLVATAGSAFVQALWVNLEAWLGGVGLGLIACAVLMANNLRDVTQDRAAGKRTLAVLVGPVAGRVLFCLFLLLPFVIVVFWSLLYPTAVLVLFALLAAIPACLIVAMGRTPRDLIIALQLASVTSLVYGIGLGLVFAL, encoded by the coding sequence GTGGCACGCCCGAACTCCAAGACGAACACCCCCGCTGCGTCCGGCGCGCGCGCGAAGTCGCGCACGTACGGCCGATCCGGAAACCCCGCCCGCGCTGCCGTGACGGGTCCGGTCGCCGCCGCGCCCGGCCGCGTCACCTGGCGCGACTGGGTCGCCGGCGCCCGGCTGCGCACCCTGCCGCTCGCGATCTCGCCGGTCGCGCTCGGCACGGGCGCCGGTGCCGTCGCGGTCGTCGACGGCGCGTGGCATCCGACCCGCTTCGCCCTCGCCCTCGTGGTCGCGCTCGCGCTGCAGATCGGCGTGAACTACGCGAACGACTACTCCGACGGCATCCGCGGCACCGACGCGCACCGGGTCGGGCCCGCCCGCCTGACCGGGTCGGGGCGCGTGAACCCCAAGCACGTGCTCGCCGTCGCGCTCGCGTTCTTCGCCGTCGCGGCGGTCGCCGGCCTCGCGCTCACGATCATCACGCAGCAGTGGTGGCTGCTCGCGGTCGGCGCGGTCGCGATCGTCGCCGCGTGGTTCTACACGGGCGGCAAACGGCCGTACGGCTACTTCGGCCTCGGCGAACTGTTCGTGTTCGTGTTCTTCGGGCTGGTGGCCACCGCGGGGTCCGCCTTCGTGCAGGCGCTGTGGGTGAACCTCGAGGCGTGGCTAGGCGGCGTGGGCCTCGGGCTCATCGCGTGCGCGGTGCTGATGGCCAACAACCTGCGGGATGTCACGCAGGATCGCGCGGCGGGCAAGCGCACGCTCGCGGTGCTGGTGGGGCCGGTCGCCGGGCGGGTGCTGTTCTGCCTGTTCCTGCTGCTGCCGTTCGTGATCGTGGTGTTCTGGTCGCTGCTCTACCCGACCGCGGTGCTCGTGCTGTTCGCGCTGCTCGCGGCGATCCCGGCGTGCCTCATCGTGGCGATGGGGCGCACGCCGCGCGACCTGATCATCGCGCTGCAACTGGCGAGCGTCACGTCGCTCGTCTACGGCATCGGGCTCGGGCTGGTGTTCGCGCTGTAA
- the menD gene encoding 2-succinyl-5-enolpyruvyl-6-hydroxy-3-cyclohexene-1-carboxylic-acid synthase, with amino-acid sequence MPEAGAPEGRPAPFSPASRYASALLAEFVRGGVTDIVVAPGSRSQALALAAADLEAEGRVRLHVRIDERGAGFLALGLALESGRPAVVVTTSGTAVANLHPAVLEAHHTGVPLIALTADRPDELRRIRSNQTTVQPGIFGEAVRLDRDVAAPVGAPEEPERAAALARRVLAAAYGTDDLGVAISHPGPGPVHLNLQLREPLSGAVGDEADAAEPADRDRDAAASDRPAATLAAQPVDVPDGPRAGGASDRPDPVGNPIEPGPLTVVVAGAGAGERAETFAREGGWPLLAEVSSGARFGPNLVVAARELLREPGFGDRVERVVVFGHPTLTREVPELIRRDGVETIVVAPSGIEWFNPGHRVRRFERAVHAASHEPTAEDRSWLRRWVHASRALIDALDEPDPADSLESGVDETGHVTDFAAQRAYLKAQLDRMHAPVTRRMLVEAVWSATWPHDRLLFGASRLIRDADRTVPGRRIRVHANRGLSGIDGTVATAIGIAIASQQAVPRPGAGRDALGRTDGAGEPDAPPPAAAGITRAVIGDLTLLHDVGSLLLAPGEVRPRLQLIVGNDGGGTIFDALEVAGSAAPDRFDRVQYTPQTVDLAALAAAYGWEHRRAATRSELAEALGTAVTGPSLLEVPLAR; translated from the coding sequence ATGCCTGAGGCGGGCGCCCCCGAGGGGCGGCCCGCACCCTTCAGCCCGGCGAGCCGGTACGCGTCCGCGCTGCTCGCCGAGTTCGTGCGCGGCGGCGTGACCGACATCGTCGTGGCCCCCGGGTCGCGGTCGCAGGCGCTCGCGCTCGCCGCCGCCGACCTCGAGGCCGAGGGGCGGGTGCGCCTCCACGTGCGCATCGACGAGCGCGGTGCCGGGTTCCTCGCCCTCGGGCTGGCGCTCGAGTCGGGGCGGCCCGCGGTCGTGGTGACCACGAGCGGCACCGCGGTGGCGAACCTGCACCCGGCCGTCCTGGAGGCGCATCACACGGGCGTGCCGCTCATCGCGCTCACCGCCGATCGCCCCGACGAGCTGCGTCGCATCCGTTCGAACCAGACCACCGTGCAGCCGGGGATCTTCGGCGAGGCGGTGCGGCTCGACCGCGACGTCGCCGCACCGGTCGGCGCGCCCGAGGAACCCGAGCGGGCCGCCGCGCTCGCGCGTCGGGTGCTCGCGGCCGCATACGGCACCGACGATCTCGGCGTGGCGATCTCGCACCCGGGGCCCGGCCCGGTGCACCTCAACCTGCAGTTGCGCGAACCGCTGTCTGGTGCGGTCGGCGACGAGGCGGATGCCGCCGAGCCCGCCGACCGAGACCGGGATGCCGCGGCGTCCGACCGGCCGGCGGCGACGCTCGCCGCGCAGCCGGTCGACGTACCCGACGGGCCGCGTGCCGGCGGAGCATCCGATCGCCCCGATCCCGTGGGCAACCCGATCGAACCCGGCCCGCTGACCGTCGTGGTCGCCGGAGCCGGCGCCGGCGAGCGGGCCGAGACGTTCGCCCGCGAGGGCGGGTGGCCGTTGCTGGCCGAGGTGTCCAGCGGCGCCCGATTCGGGCCGAACCTCGTCGTGGCCGCGCGCGAGCTGCTGCGCGAGCCCGGCTTCGGCGACCGCGTCGAACGGGTCGTCGTGTTCGGCCACCCCACCCTGACGCGCGAGGTGCCCGAACTCATCCGCCGCGACGGAGTCGAGACCATCGTGGTCGCCCCGAGCGGCATCGAGTGGTTCAATCCGGGCCACCGGGTGCGCCGGTTCGAGCGGGCCGTGCACGCGGCATCCCACGAACCGACCGCCGAAGACCGCAGCTGGCTGCGCCGCTGGGTGCACGCGAGCCGGGCGCTGATCGACGCCCTCGACGAACCCGACCCCGCCGACTCGCTCGAGAGCGGCGTCGACGAGACGGGGCACGTCACCGACTTCGCCGCGCAGCGCGCGTACCTGAAGGCGCAGCTCGACCGCATGCACGCGCCGGTGACGCGCCGCATGCTGGTCGAGGCCGTCTGGTCGGCGACCTGGCCGCACGATCGGCTGCTGTTCGGAGCATCCCGGTTGATCCGCGACGCCGACCGCACCGTGCCCGGGCGGCGCATCAGGGTGCACGCGAACCGCGGTCTCAGCGGCATCGACGGCACCGTCGCGACCGCGATCGGCATCGCGATCGCGAGCCAGCAGGCGGTGCCGCGACCGGGCGCCGGTCGCGATGCGCTCGGGCGCACCGACGGCGCGGGCGAACCGGATGCTCCGCCGCCCGCCGCGGCGGGGATCACGCGTGCCGTGATCGGCGACCTGACCCTGCTGCACGACGTCGGCTCGCTGCTGCTCGCGCCCGGGGAGGTGCGACCGCGCCTGCAGCTCATCGTGGGCAACGACGGCGGCGGCACGATCTTCGACGCGCTCGAAGTCGCCGGGAGCGCCGCACCCGACCGGTTCGACCGCGTGCAGTACACGCCGCAGACGGTCGACCTCGCCGCGCTCGCCGCCGCCTACGGGTGGGAGCACCGCCGCGCGGCGACCCGCAGCGAGCTCGCCGAGGCGCTGGGCACGGCGGTGACCGGCCCGAGCCTGCTCGAAGTGCCGCTCGCGCGCTGA
- a CDS encoding AMP-binding protein translates to MKPLLPVSASDVPALTRALAAALDGGAAVFPVAAGDLVAPAAEVDDDLALVVETSGSTDAPKRVLLTADALTASADATHDVLGGIGRWLLALPGHYIAGAQVIVRSLLAGSEPVSLGAGGFDPRAFAEASVSFDPTIPRYTSLVPVQLARVVDAAERDRFIAAALGSFDAVLLGGQAAPAELIARAETLGARVVRTYGSSETAGGCVYDGVPLPGARIRIVDEEVQLTGPMLAAGYLRDPERTARAFETDATGTRWYRTGDLGAFDADGRLRIRGRADDVIISGGVKVALGEVERAVRALPGLGDAVVVPVADPEWGERAAVVSGGASVSLDALAEATDAAGLHPAARPVRFEVLDPLPMLASGKPDRRAIRASIAPLR, encoded by the coding sequence ATGAAACCCCTCCTGCCGGTTTCGGCATCGGATGTCCCCGCGCTGACGCGCGCGCTCGCCGCGGCACTCGACGGCGGTGCGGCCGTCTTCCCCGTCGCTGCCGGCGACCTGGTCGCCCCGGCCGCCGAGGTCGACGACGACCTCGCGCTGGTCGTCGAGACGAGCGGGTCGACGGATGCCCCGAAGCGCGTGCTGCTCACCGCCGACGCGCTGACGGCGAGCGCTGACGCCACGCACGACGTCCTCGGCGGCATCGGGCGCTGGCTGCTCGCCCTGCCCGGCCACTACATCGCGGGCGCCCAGGTGATCGTGCGCAGCCTGCTCGCGGGATCCGAGCCGGTGTCGCTCGGCGCCGGGGGGTTCGATCCACGCGCATTCGCCGAGGCATCCGTCTCGTTCGACCCGACGATCCCGCGCTACACCTCGCTGGTGCCCGTGCAACTCGCCCGCGTGGTGGACGCCGCTGAACGCGACCGGTTCATCGCGGCCGCACTCGGATCGTTCGACGCGGTGCTCCTCGGCGGACAGGCCGCCCCCGCGGAGCTCATCGCCCGCGCCGAGACACTCGGGGCGCGGGTCGTGCGCACCTACGGCTCGAGCGAGACGGCGGGCGGGTGCGTGTACGACGGGGTGCCGCTGCCGGGCGCGCGCATCCGCATCGTCGACGAGGAGGTGCAGCTCACGGGGCCGATGCTCGCGGCGGGCTACCTCCGCGATCCCGAGCGCACGGCGCGCGCGTTCGAGACGGATGCCACGGGCACCCGCTGGTACCGCACCGGCGATCTCGGCGCGTTCGACGCCGACGGGCGGCTGCGCATCCGCGGCCGCGCCGACGACGTCATCATCTCGGGCGGCGTGAAAGTCGCGCTCGGCGAGGTCGAACGCGCGGTGCGCGCGCTGCCCGGCCTCGGCGACGCGGTGGTGGTGCCGGTCGCCGACCCCGAGTGGGGCGAGCGGGCCGCCGTCGTGAGCGGCGGAGCATCCGTCTCGCTCGATGCGCTCGCCGAGGCGACGGATGCCGCGGGGCTGCACCCGGCGGCCCGGCCGGTGCGCTTCGAGGTGCTCGACCCGCTGCCGATGCTCGCCTCGGGCAAACCCGACCGGCGCGCGATCAGAGCATCCATAGCCCCGCTTCGTTAA
- a CDS encoding cell wall protein, with translation MFPRLFAALAVVCATLLAAPAAANAEDYVPGAPEDPTLAGSTVSPACEADVPWIQFRVVLTDPESLSTSRDATLVLSDGSNTHTVPLGTIGPSGVLEGRVLWPGASVGPDGRGDGWPGWAFVGGEWVETDGNFAWTRGSIDARIEVNPSIPVALSYPPATPQCLTDPPRESTPAGTTATGIASTGFDGPMWAGVGIGAAGLIALGVIGVVLARRRRVRE, from the coding sequence GTGTTCCCGAGACTGTTCGCTGCCCTCGCCGTCGTGTGCGCGACGCTGCTCGCCGCACCGGCGGCGGCGAATGCCGAGGACTACGTCCCCGGTGCACCCGAAGATCCGACGCTCGCCGGATCCACCGTCTCGCCCGCGTGCGAGGCCGACGTGCCGTGGATCCAGTTCCGGGTGGTGCTGACCGACCCCGAGTCGCTGAGCACGTCGCGCGACGCGACGCTGGTGCTCAGCGACGGGTCGAACACGCACACCGTCCCGCTCGGCACCATCGGCCCGTCCGGTGTGCTGGAGGGCCGGGTGCTCTGGCCGGGCGCCTCGGTCGGTCCCGACGGCCGAGGCGACGGCTGGCCCGGGTGGGCCTTCGTCGGCGGCGAGTGGGTCGAGACCGACGGCAACTTCGCCTGGACGCGCGGCTCCATCGACGCCCGCATCGAGGTCAACCCGTCGATCCCCGTCGCGCTCAGCTACCCGCCCGCGACGCCGCAGTGCCTCACCGATCCGCCTCGCGAATCCACGCCGGCCGGCACCACCGCCACCGGCATCGCGTCGACCGGGTTCGACGGGCCGATGTGGGCCGGCGTCGGCATCGGCGCGGCCGGGCTGATCGCGCTCGGCGTGATCGGGGTCGTGCTCGCGCGGCGTCGACGCGTCCGCGAGTGA
- a CDS encoding DUF4012 domain-containing protein, whose product MTEANDPHSRRSRLRPLLWWACGVLGVLVVAAVAAAAWIGVRGMAAKAELEAAAPVVERIVDVAKADPGELADSVDELAGHTGRAVELTGDPVWRLAESAPWVGDDLAAVRTLAEVADRLAEHVARPLGSVAGELSGDGLRIRDGRFDPEPLAALGTVASGVAGEIADAADAVQAIEPSGLIGPVATARQRLSDMLEQVRPYADAVSTAAPLIGPMLGLDGPRDYLVLILNNAELRATGGIPGALAVVHVEGGTMDLAPIRSNGDVPALDAPILPLGEGTEQLFGSLPGRFVQDVTMTPDFDETARLARAFWAAATGVEVDGVIAVDPGVLSAFLRAVGPVEADGLTLTSDDVVRQLLVDSYLRIDDQGELDAFFADVGHAVFAAVTSGGHDPRSLVDAAVSSAQDGRVSIWSAHADEQAVLAGTALGGPLAALDAAGPDSYGVYLNDATGGKFDPFLDLAVDAGTVECRADGRQEVVVRVTATSTAPNDAWQSLPRYVTAGRPQGYGVDVGVLAVDVAVYGAPGSYQGSVLVDGERVPAVTTTDSGRPVAYTRVQMLPGRTSVLEVRYVASEPGAVQPVVRHTPTVNPVAVGTWAPACEGP is encoded by the coding sequence ATGACCGAGGCGAACGACCCGCACTCGCGCCGTTCGCGTCTGCGTCCGCTGCTGTGGTGGGCGTGCGGCGTGCTCGGCGTGCTCGTCGTCGCCGCGGTCGCCGCGGCCGCGTGGATCGGCGTGCGCGGGATGGCCGCGAAAGCGGAGCTCGAGGCCGCGGCGCCCGTGGTGGAGCGCATCGTCGATGTCGCCAAGGCCGACCCCGGAGAGCTCGCGGATTCGGTCGACGAACTCGCCGGGCACACGGGGCGCGCGGTCGAGCTCACGGGCGACCCCGTCTGGCGCCTCGCCGAGTCCGCGCCCTGGGTCGGCGACGACCTCGCCGCCGTGCGGACGCTCGCGGAAGTGGCCGACCGGCTCGCCGAGCACGTCGCACGCCCGCTCGGCAGCGTCGCCGGCGAGCTGTCGGGCGATGGACTGCGGATCCGCGACGGCCGGTTCGACCCCGAGCCGCTCGCGGCGCTCGGCACCGTCGCGTCCGGGGTCGCCGGCGAGATCGCCGACGCCGCCGACGCGGTGCAGGCGATCGAACCCAGCGGGCTCATCGGCCCGGTCGCCACGGCGCGGCAGCGGCTCTCCGACATGCTCGAACAGGTGCGCCCGTACGCGGACGCCGTCTCGACCGCGGCGCCCCTCATCGGACCCATGCTCGGCCTCGACGGCCCCCGCGACTACCTCGTGCTGATCCTGAACAATGCGGAACTCCGGGCGACCGGCGGGATTCCCGGGGCGCTCGCGGTCGTCCACGTGGAGGGCGGCACGATGGACCTCGCGCCGATCCGCTCCAACGGAGACGTCCCTGCACTGGACGCGCCCATCCTGCCGCTCGGCGAAGGCACCGAGCAGCTGTTCGGTTCGCTGCCGGGCCGGTTCGTGCAGGACGTCACCATGACGCCCGACTTCGACGAGACGGCCCGGCTGGCGCGCGCGTTCTGGGCCGCGGCGACCGGAGTCGAGGTCGATGGCGTGATCGCCGTCGACCCGGGGGTGCTCTCCGCGTTCCTCCGCGCCGTCGGGCCGGTCGAGGCCGACGGTCTCACGCTCACCTCCGACGACGTCGTGCGCCAGCTGCTCGTCGACTCGTATCTGCGCATCGACGATCAGGGCGAGCTCGACGCGTTCTTCGCCGATGTCGGGCACGCGGTGTTCGCGGCGGTCACCTCGGGCGGGCACGACCCCCGCTCGCTGGTGGACGCGGCCGTCTCATCGGCACAGGACGGGCGCGTCTCGATCTGGAGCGCCCACGCCGACGAGCAGGCCGTGCTCGCCGGCACCGCCCTGGGCGGCCCGCTCGCCGCGCTCGACGCGGCCGGGCCCGACTCGTACGGGGTGTACCTGAACGACGCGACCGGCGGCAAGTTCGACCCGTTCCTCGACCTCGCGGTCGACGCCGGCACGGTCGAATGCCGGGCCGACGGCCGGCAGGAGGTCGTCGTGCGCGTGACCGCGACGAGCACCGCCCCGAACGACGCATGGCAGAGCCTGCCCCGCTACGTCACCGCCGGGCGGCCCCAGGGCTACGGCGTCGACGTCGGCGTGCTGGCGGTCGACGTGGCCGTCTACGGCGCACCCGGCTCGTACCAGGGCTCGGTGCTGGTCGACGGCGAGCGGGTGCCCGCCGTCACGACGACCGACAGCGGGCGGCCCGTCGCCTACACCCGCGTCCAGATGCTGCCCGGGCGCACCTCCGTGCTCGAGGTGCGGTACGTGGCATCCGAGCCGGGCGCGGTGCAGCCCGTCGTGCGGCACACGCCGACCGTCAACCCGGTCGCGGTCGGCACCTGGGCGCCGGCCTGCGAGGGCCCGTGA
- a CDS encoding polyphosphate kinase 2 family protein: MGRESYWKQDPGELLRARPGIRLTEVDPDSHPGIHGSKSDGQEELVEGAEILADLQELLFANSRLGDRRRILLVLQAMDSAGKGGIVKHVMSAVDPAGVQLTSFKKPTEEELGHDFLWRISKAAPGPGMIGVFDRSHYEDVLIGRVRELAPPEEIQRRYEAINEFERGLVAGGATIIKVMLHISRDEQRERLGDRLDRADKHWKFNPGDIDERELWDDYQRAYEAVFERTSTPEAPWYIVPANRKWYARLAVQHLLIDALERMELEWPKADYDVEEQKRRLAAS, encoded by the coding sequence ATGGGCAGGGAGTCGTACTGGAAGCAGGACCCGGGCGAACTGCTGCGGGCACGACCCGGGATACGCCTCACCGAGGTCGATCCCGACTCGCACCCCGGCATCCACGGCTCGAAGTCCGACGGGCAGGAGGAGCTGGTCGAGGGCGCCGAGATCCTCGCCGACCTGCAGGAGCTGCTGTTCGCGAACAGCCGGCTCGGCGACCGCCGGCGCATCCTGCTCGTGCTGCAGGCGATGGACAGCGCCGGCAAAGGCGGCATCGTCAAGCACGTCATGAGCGCCGTCGACCCGGCGGGCGTGCAGCTCACCTCGTTCAAGAAACCCACCGAGGAGGAGCTCGGCCATGACTTCCTGTGGCGCATCAGCAAGGCCGCGCCCGGTCCGGGCATGATCGGCGTGTTCGACCGCTCGCACTACGAGGACGTGCTGATCGGGCGCGTGCGCGAGCTCGCCCCGCCCGAGGAGATCCAGCGCCGCTACGAGGCGATCAACGAGTTCGAGCGCGGCCTGGTCGCCGGCGGCGCGACCATCATCAAGGTGATGCTGCACATCTCGCGCGACGAGCAGCGCGAACGGCTCGGCGATCGGCTCGACCGGGCCGACAAGCACTGGAAGTTCAACCCCGGCGACATCGACGAGCGCGAGCTGTGGGACGACTACCAGCGTGCCTACGAGGCCGTGTTCGAGCGCACCTCGACGCCCGAGGCGCCGTGGTACATCGTGCCCGCGAACCGCAAGTGGTACGCCCGGCTCGCCGTGCAGCACCTGCTCATCGACGCGCTCGAGCGCATGGAGCTCGAGTGGCCGAAGGCCGACTACGACGTCGAGGAGCAGAAGCGGCGGCTCGCGGCGAGCTGA
- a CDS encoding DUF4229 domain-containing protein has protein sequence MKSVPVWIWYTVLRVALFAVPLAVLLAAGVDWWIAVAVAALFGLAASLVFLRRARDAMSSDLYAARHREQPVKSVDDEVEDAAIDDTAPGESSDRAASDPAARPASREPEAE, from the coding sequence GTGAAATCCGTGCCCGTCTGGATCTGGTACACCGTGCTGCGCGTGGCCCTGTTCGCCGTGCCGCTGGCCGTGCTGCTGGCCGCCGGGGTCGACTGGTGGATCGCGGTGGCCGTCGCGGCACTGTTCGGGCTCGCGGCGTCCCTGGTGTTCCTGCGCCGGGCGCGCGATGCGATGTCGAGCGACCTGTACGCGGCGCGCCACCGCGAGCAGCCGGTGAAGTCGGTCGACGACGAGGTCGAGGACGCCGCGATCGACGACACGGCGCCGGGCGAGTCATCCGACCGCGCCGCATCCGACCCCGCTGCGCGGCCCGCGTCGCGCGAGCCCGAGGCCGAGTAG
- a CDS encoding PLD nuclease N-terminal domain-containing protein, with protein MLRVWFGLAVAAAVFMVYSVVDCALFDRTRIRGVARGWWILIIVFVPVIGGILWFWIGRGPAARVGGHRGGPIAPDDDPDFLRRLERDAAQDERIRRLEQELAELDDDASGPRDDPGGRHDPRPHRDPGTDGAAGETGPNGRPNA; from the coding sequence ATGCTCCGCGTCTGGTTCGGACTTGCCGTCGCCGCGGCCGTGTTCATGGTGTACTCGGTCGTCGATTGCGCGCTGTTCGATCGCACCCGGATCCGCGGGGTCGCTCGGGGCTGGTGGATCCTCATCATCGTGTTCGTCCCCGTGATCGGCGGCATCCTGTGGTTCTGGATCGGCCGCGGCCCCGCCGCCCGCGTCGGCGGCCACCGCGGCGGCCCGATCGCCCCCGATGACGACCCCGACTTCCTGCGCCGACTCGAGCGCGACGCCGCGCAGGACGAGCGCATCCGCCGGCTCGAGCAGGAGCTCGCCGAACTCGACGACGATGCATCCGGCCCGCGCGACGATCCCGGCGGCCGGCACGATCCGCGGCCGCACCGCGATCCCGGCACCGACGGCGCCGCCGGGGAGACGGGTCCGAACGGTCGGCCGAATGCCTGA